From Campylobacter upsaliensis, the proteins below share one genomic window:
- a CDS encoding MotE family protein, which produces MNRKIVILALFFGVVFAEDCQQYFESRKGELEIQTREFDEARQALEAFKASFESLQKEKMNALNQKEAEVNATLAKIESLREENERLLKQNEEILNSINNKTEGRIKEIYSQMKDTAVADVLSQMDAEEASKIMLSLESRKISGILSKMDPQKASELTLLLQNLDKKEEDKSDNTTENNASN; this is translated from the coding sequence ATGAATAGAAAAATTGTAATTTTAGCACTATTTTTTGGAGTTGTTTTTGCGGAGGATTGTCAGCAATATTTTGAATCAAGAAAGGGAGAGCTAGAAATTCAAACACGCGAATTTGATGAAGCTAGACAAGCTTTAGAGGCTTTTAAAGCTTCTTTTGAAAGCTTACAAAAAGAAAAAATGAATGCCTTAAATCAAAAAGAAGCCGAGGTCAATGCGACTTTAGCTAAGATTGAAAGCTTAAGAGAGGAAAATGAAAGGCTTTTAAAGCAAAATGAGGAAATTTTAAATTCTATCAATAATAAAACAGAGGGTCGCATTAAAGAAATTTATTCTCAAATGAAAGATACGGCTGTGGCAGATGTTTTAAGTCAAATGGACGCTGAAGAGGCTAGTAAAATAATGCTTTCTTTAGAGTCTAGAAAAATTTCAGGCATACTTTCTAAAATGGACCCACAAAAGGCTAGTGAGCTAACTTTACTACTTCAAAACTTAGACAAAAAAGAAGAAGATAAAAGCGACAATACTACGGAAAATAACGCGAGTAATTAA
- a CDS encoding flagellar export protein FliJ, whose translation MKSKFNAVIKVKKQQLDKAQTDLNAALQRQKENERLLGLAQEELLNLSTLKGQISSEELRANVFMEGVAREALARAKEKVELSHKEVNHYQFLYKKAHLDYEKIKYLQSEELKAMQKAMQKAEEKFLDELAISRFFKKDKDE comes from the coding sequence ATGAAAAGCAAATTTAACGCCGTTATCAAGGTCAAAAAACAGCAGCTTGACAAGGCACAAACAGACTTAAACGCCGCCTTGCAAAGGCAAAAAGAAAATGAGAGACTTTTGGGGTTAGCACAGGAGGAGTTGTTAAATTTAAGCACTTTAAAAGGTCAAATTTCAAGTGAGGAGTTAAGAGCAAATGTTTTTATGGAAGGTGTTGCGAGAGAGGCTTTGGCTAGGGCTAAGGAAAAAGTAGAGCTTTCTCATAAAGAAGTTAATCATTATCAATTTTTATACAAAAAAGCACATTTAGATTATGAAAAGATAAAATATTTGCAAAGTGAAGAGCTTAAAGCTATGCAAAAGGCTATGCAAAAAGCGGAGGAAAAATTCCTCGATGAGCTTGCGATTAGTCGTTTTTTTAAAAAGGATAAAGATGAATAG
- a CDS encoding adenylosuccinate synthase: MSKADIVVGIQWGDEGKGKVVDKLCENYDFVCRSAGGHNAGHTIWVNGVRYALHLMPSGVLHQNCINIIGNGVVVSPEVLIAEMAQFDNLKGRLYISDRAHLNLKHHSLIDLAKEKLKGKNAIGTTGKGIGPSYADKINRVGHRVAELLEPEKLCENLMRDFENNQTFLEFLGVEIPNQDELLVDLKRFSEILTPYITDTTRLLWKALDEDKRVLLEGAQGSMLDIDHGTYPFVTSSNTISAGALTGLGLNPKEAGSITGIVKAYATRVGNGAFPSEDKGEEGEKIARIGKEIGVSTGRKRRCGWFDAVAVKYTARLNGLDHLALMKLDVLDGFEKVKICRAYEYEGEEIDYMPSDLEKAKPIYEEMEGWDKVFGIRDFDLLPQNAKKYIARLEELVGVKVKLISTSAERDDTIIL; the protein is encoded by the coding sequence ATGAGTAAGGCTGATATAGTCGTAGGAATTCAATGGGGTGATGAGGGTAAAGGTAAAGTAGTCGATAAATTATGTGAAAATTATGATTTTGTATGCCGAAGTGCGGGGGGGCATAATGCTGGGCATACCATTTGGGTCAATGGTGTCCGCTATGCACTTCACTTAATGCCATCAGGTGTTTTACATCAAAACTGCATTAATATCATAGGTAATGGCGTAGTTGTTTCGCCTGAGGTTTTAATCGCCGAAATGGCACAATTTGACAATCTTAAAGGACGACTTTATATTAGCGATAGGGCGCATTTAAATTTAAAACACCACTCCTTAATAGACTTAGCAAAAGAAAAACTTAAGGGTAAAAACGCCATAGGCACGACAGGCAAGGGTATAGGACCTAGCTATGCAGATAAGATTAACCGCGTAGGACACAGAGTTGCCGAGCTTTTAGAGCCTGAAAAATTATGCGAAAATTTGATGAGAGATTTTGAAAATAATCAAACTTTTTTGGAATTTTTAGGTGTGGAAATTCCAAATCAAGATGAGCTTTTGGTTGATTTAAAGCGTTTTAGTGAAATTTTAACGCCTTATATTACCGATACGACTAGATTGCTTTGGAAGGCATTAGATGAAGATAAAAGGGTGCTTTTAGAGGGGGCGCAAGGCTCTATGCTAGATATTGACCACGGCACTTATCCTTTTGTAACAAGTTCAAATACCATTTCAGCAGGGGCTTTAACAGGACTTGGGCTAAATCCTAAGGAGGCTGGTTCTATCACAGGTATAGTAAAAGCCTATGCGACTCGGGTGGGAAATGGAGCTTTTCCTAGCGAGGATAAGGGCGAAGAGGGAGAGAAAATCGCAAGGATAGGCAAGGAAATAGGCGTTAGCACTGGGCGTAAAAGAAGGTGCGGATGGTTTGACGCTGTGGCGGTAAAATATACAGCAAGGCTTAATGGACTTGATCATTTAGCCTTGATGAAGCTTGATGTTTTAGACGGCTTTGAGAAGGTTAAAATTTGCCGTGCTTATGAGTATGAGGGTGAAGAAATTGACTATATGCCAAGCGATTTGGAGAAGGCAAAGCCCATTTATGAAGAAATGGAGGGCTGGGATAAGGTCTTTGGGATACGAGATTTTGACCTGTTGCCGCAAAATGCTAAAAAATACATCGCTAGACTTGAAGAATTAGTCGGCGTAAAGGTAAAGCTCATTTCTACAAGTGCGGAAAGAGATGACACTATCATCTTATGA
- a CDS encoding DUF1796 family putative cysteine peptidase, giving the protein MIDFLPFFKRHTRFRADVFISAGGGCKVAFYLRKFKLRTFSSPFDWLGLYTLSDINACFEEDFANFFKEYEEVASTTNKRWVRDRQMGCVLCTIFLLRRV; this is encoded by the coding sequence GTGATTGATTTTCTACCATTTTTTAAACGCCACACAAGATTTAGAGCCGATGTTTTTATAAGTGCAGGTGGGGGTTGTAAGGTGGCGTTTTATTTGAGAAAATTTAAATTACGCACTTTTTCTTCCCCCTTTGACTGGTTAGGACTTTATACTTTAAGTGATATTAATGCTTGTTTTGAAGAGGATTTTGCAAATTTTTTCAAAGAATACGAAGAAGTGGCTAGCACCACAAATAAGCGTTGGGTAAGAGATAGGCAAATGGGATGCGTTCTATGCACGATTTTTCTTTTGAGGAGAGTTTAG
- a CDS encoding saccharopine dehydrogenase family protein, with protein MANLLIIGAGGVSRVASVKCAMNSDVFTKITLASRTKSKCDAIASFIKERLGVSVDTAEIDADNVEAVVTLIQKTGAEILLNLALPYQDLSLMDACLKTGIHYIDTANYEHPDLAKFEYKEQWAKDESFKKAGILGLLGSGFDPGVTNVFCAYAKQNLFDEIHYIDILDCNAGDHGYPFATNFNPEINLREVSAKGRYFENGQWIETEPMAIKMEWDYPEVGVKDSYLLYHEELESLVKNIPSLKRIRFFMTFGQSYLTHMKCLENVGMLGIKPVKHKGVEIVPIEFLKTLLPDPASLGERTKGYTNIGCVIRGIKDGKDKQVYIYNVCNHEECFKETLSQAVSYTTGVPAMIGAKLVARGIWSGVGVKNMEEFDAKPFMDELNTQGLPWKILEMKPDLGD; from the coding sequence ATGGCAAATCTTCTTATTATCGGTGCGGGCGGAGTTAGTAGGGTCGCAAGTGTGAAATGTGCGATGAATAGTGATGTTTTCACTAAAATCACTCTCGCAAGTCGCACGAAAAGCAAATGCGATGCCATAGCCTCTTTTATTAAAGAGCGTTTGGGTGTAAGCGTGGATACAGCGGAAATTGACGCGGATAATGTCGAAGCAGTGGTTACTTTAATCCAAAAAACTGGGGCGGAAATTTTGCTTAATCTCGCCTTGCCCTATCAGGATTTAAGTCTAATGGACGCTTGTTTGAAAACAGGAATTCACTACATAGACACAGCAAATTATGAGCATCCAGACCTAGCTAAATTTGAATATAAAGAGCAATGGGCAAAAGATGAAAGCTTTAAAAAAGCTGGGATTTTAGGACTTTTAGGAAGTGGGTTTGACCCGGGAGTAACGAATGTTTTTTGTGCTTATGCGAAGCAAAATTTATTCGATGAAATTCACTATATCGATATTTTAGATTGTAATGCAGGGGATCACGGCTACCCTTTTGCGACCAATTTTAACCCAGAAATCAACCTTAGAGAAGTTTCAGCTAAGGGGCGATATTTTGAAAACGGGCAGTGGATAGAAACAGAGCCTATGGCTATTAAAATGGAGTGGGATTATCCAGAAGTAGGCGTAAAGGATAGCTATTTGCTTTATCACGAGGAGCTTGAAAGTTTAGTTAAAAATATCCCAAGTTTGAAAAGAATTCGCTTTTTTATGACCTTTGGACAAAGCTATCTCACTCATATGAAATGCCTTGAAAATGTCGGTATGTTAGGTATTAAACCCGTAAAACATAAGGGAGTAGAAATCGTGCCTATTGAATTTCTTAAAACCCTTTTACCAGACCCCGCCTCTCTTGGAGAAAGAACAAAAGGCTATACGAATATAGGCTGCGTAATAAGGGGCATTAAGGACGGCAAAGATAAGCAAGTTTATATCTATAATGTTTGCAATCACGAGGAGTGTTTTAAAGAAACTCTTTCTCAAGCGGTAAGTTATACCACAGGAGTTCCAGCGATGATAGGTGCAAAGCTTGTAGCGCGTGGAATTTGGAGTGGGGTCGGTGTGAAAAATATGGAGGAATTCGACGCTAAGCCTTTTATGGACGAGCTAAATACACAGGGGCTTCCTTGGAAAATTTTAGAGATGAAGCCTGATTTGGGTGATTGA
- a CDS encoding putative transporter, with the protein MFSAFFLSKKWALWAYAGLFVLLAFLYLQTSLNVAINEWYRDFYNILQKPNVQNAPLILDANATKIANENAQKALENANFINKASIFYYQLLNEYFFSSKSIAAQKAYAMSDFYSSIAVFLCIALPYVFIATLSIYFASVYTFKWREAMTFAYLKFWKNKDDNIEGSSQRIQEDAYNFSKIVESLGLAFVKSLMILMAFIPILWTLSEDVSKILFKNLSEDSIFYFLKDMQGLLVYVALFISLGGLIISWFVGIKLPGLEYNNQKAEAAFRKELVYAEDNRKDYAKSETMIELFTGLKFNYKRLFLHYGYFNIWLIMFEQIIVIVPFLIMGPSLFAGAITLGVVIQINNAFDQVRSSFSVFITNWTKITELRSIHKRLSEFEKNILYKNQP; encoded by the coding sequence ATGTTTTCAGCGTTTTTTCTCTCTAAAAAATGGGCTTTATGGGCTTATGCGGGACTTTTTGTGCTTTTAGCTTTTTTGTATTTGCAAACAAGTCTTAATGTCGCTATTAACGAGTGGTATAGAGATTTTTATAATATTTTACAAAAACCAAATGTGCAAAACGCCCCTTTAATCTTAGACGCAAATGCGACCAAAATCGCTAACGAAAATGCGCAAAAAGCCTTAGAAAATGCGAATTTCATTAATAAAGCCTCCATTTTTTACTACCAGCTTTTAAACGAATACTTTTTTTCTAGCAAAAGCATAGCCGCTCAAAAAGCCTATGCGATGAGTGATTTTTATTCTAGCATTGCTGTTTTTTTATGTATAGCCTTGCCTTATGTTTTTATCGCCACTTTAAGCATTTATTTTGCAAGCGTTTATACCTTTAAATGGCGTGAGGCTATGACCTTTGCTTATTTGAAATTTTGGAAAAATAAGGACGATAATATCGAGGGAAGCTCACAAAGAATCCAAGAAGATGCCTATAATTTTTCCAAAATAGTCGAAAGTTTAGGACTTGCCTTTGTGAAATCCTTAATGATTTTAATGGCTTTTATTCCTATTTTATGGACTTTAAGCGAAGATGTTTCCAAAATTCTTTTTAAAAATTTAAGCGAAGATAGTATTTTTTATTTTTTAAAAGATATGCAAGGACTGCTTGTTTATGTAGCTTTGTTTATCTCGCTTGGAGGGCTTATTATATCGTGGTTTGTAGGCATTAAACTACCCGGACTTGAATACAATAATCAAAAAGCAGAAGCCGCCTTTAGAAAAGAGCTTGTTTATGCGGAGGATAATCGCAAGGATTATGCTAAAAGCGAGACGATGATAGAGCTTTTTACGGGACTTAAATTCAATTACAAAAGGCTATTTTTGCATTATGGTTATTTTAATATTTGGCTGATAATGTTTGAGCAAATCATCGTCATCGTGCCATTTTTGATTATGGGACCCTCACTTTTTGCTGGAGCTATCACGCTTGGCGTTGTAATACAAATTAACAATGCTTTTGACCAAGTTAGAAGCTCTTTTAGTGTTTTCATCACAAACTGGACTAAAATCACAGAGCTTAGAAGTATCCATAAACGCCTTAGCGAATTTGAAAAAAATATCCTTTATAAAAATCAACCTTGA
- a CDS encoding nicotinate phosphoribosyltransferase, producing the protein MIFLNSMTKKAIFSKAKLQIILKVVSVLTTFKYHLLCDFYEFTMTQGYLKEGFADRICYFDIFFRKAPDGGAFAIFAGLEDVLDFVENLHFDAEDLAFLRQKGFDEDFLKYLEHFKFSGEIYSVKEGAVIFANEPVMVIKARAIEAQLLETFLLCTLNHQSLIATKASRIVRAARGRAVLEFGARRAHGGEAALKGARAAMIGGCLGTSNTLAAKLYGLKTSGTMAHAWVQMFADEYEAFRAFVKLYPENATLLIDTYDCFLGLENAIRVFKEFGIKKGAVRIDSGNLCELSLKIRKKLDEAGLKECKIIASNSLDEKSIETLLKNGAKIDGFGVGERLITAFSDAIFGCVYKLVAVEIKGEIYPKIKISQDSFKTTIPHFKKLFRVYEGEKALYDELMIYDEVLENLPPNLRREELLSCVFKEGKRLYANKSIETLALFTKAQLSSLDEGLLDAKKAYELRLSPALKSLKKSLSQG; encoded by the coding sequence ATGATTTTTCTAAATTCAATGACCAAAAAAGCAATTTTTTCGAAAGCAAAGTTACAAATTATTCTAAAGGTAGTATCAGTTTTGACGACTTTTAAATATCATCTTCTTTGTGATTTTTATGAATTTACTATGACGCAAGGCTATTTAAAAGAGGGTTTTGCGGATAGAATTTGCTATTTTGATATTTTTTTTAGAAAGGCTCCTGATGGAGGGGCTTTTGCTATTTTTGCTGGACTTGAAGATGTTTTAGATTTTGTAGAAAATTTGCATTTTGATGCGGAGGATCTTGCTTTTTTGAGGCAAAAGGGCTTTGATGAGGACTTTTTAAAATATTTGGAGCATTTTAAATTTAGTGGCGAAATTTATTCCGTTAAAGAAGGTGCGGTAATCTTCGCAAATGAACCTGTGATGGTGATTAAAGCTAGGGCTATTGAGGCACAACTTTTAGAAACTTTTTTGCTTTGCACTCTCAATCATCAAAGTCTAATCGCCACTAAGGCAAGTCGCATTGTAAGGGCAGCTAGGGGTAGGGCTGTTTTAGAATTTGGAGCAAGAAGAGCTCACGGTGGCGAGGCAGCACTTAAAGGTGCTAGAGCAGCGATGATAGGCGGATGTTTAGGCACTTCAAATACCCTTGCAGCTAAACTTTATGGATTAAAAACAAGCGGAACTATGGCACATGCTTGGGTGCAAATGTTTGCAGACGAATATGAGGCTTTTAGGGCTTTTGTGAAGCTTTACCCTGAAAATGCAACTTTACTTATTGATACTTATGATTGCTTTTTGGGGCTTGAAAATGCGATTAGAGTTTTTAAAGAATTTGGCATTAAAAAGGGGGCTGTGAGGATTGATTCTGGAAATTTATGTGAATTAAGCCTTAAAATTCGCAAAAAACTCGATGAGGCTGGACTTAAAGAGTGTAAAATCATCGCTTCAAATTCTTTGGACGAAAAAAGCATTGAAACCCTACTTAAAAATGGTGCTAAAATTGACGGCTTTGGGGTTGGAGAGCGTTTAATCACGGCTTTTAGCGATGCGATTTTTGGCTGCGTTTATAAGCTTGTGGCGGTGGAGATTAAAGGAGAAATTTATCCCAAAATCAAAATTTCTCAAGACTCTTTCAAAACGACAATTCCACATTTTAAAAAACTTTTTCGCGTTTATGAGGGAGAAAAAGCTTTGTATGATGAGCTTATGATTTATGATGAAGTTTTAGAAAATTTGCCACCGAATTTAAGGCGTGAAGAGCTTTTGAGCTGTGTTTTTAAAGAGGGAAAAAGACTTTATGCAAATAAAAGCATTGAAACATTAGCCCTTTTTACAAAAGCTCAACTTTCAAGCCTTGATGAAGGCTTACTTGATGCGAAAAAAGCTTACGAGCTAAGACTTTCTCCTGCTTTGAAAAGTCTTAAAAAAAGTCTAAGTCAAGGTTGA
- a CDS encoding ribonucleotide-diphosphate reductase subunit beta, which yields MQRKRIYNPNSNESLGDRKVFSGNPHGILNFTKAKYTWALKLWDLMEANTWFPKEVDTTRDALDYRCNLTAAEKRMYDLVWSQLISMDSFQTNNLADNINPYITAPEINAVLARQAYEEANHSKSYAVMVEAICDNTDLIYEMEKHDATLREKNDFISGIYEELAGDVDDNKLLLAMVANQILEGVYFYSGFTAIYALARAGKMLGSAQMIRFIQRDEITHLLLFQNMINSVRKERPDLFNEQNIDKIYSMFKRAGELEIKWGKYITQNQIMGFTDDIIEEYIHYLVDQRLIAINLDRIYNAKHPIKWVDDFSKFNDQKSNFFESKVTNYSKGSISFDDF from the coding sequence ATGCAAAGAAAAAGAATTTATAATCCAAATTCAAATGAAAGTTTAGGCGATAGAAAGGTTTTTTCAGGTAATCCGCACGGGATTTTAAATTTCACTAAGGCAAAATACACTTGGGCTTTAAAACTTTGGGATTTAATGGAAGCAAACACTTGGTTTCCTAAAGAAGTCGATACGACAAGAGACGCTCTTGATTACCGCTGTAATTTAACCGCAGCAGAAAAAAGAATGTATGATCTTGTCTGGTCTCAACTCATTTCAATGGATAGTTTTCAAACAAATAATTTAGCCGATAATATCAATCCTTATATCACAGCCCCTGAAATCAACGCTGTCCTAGCACGCCAAGCTTATGAGGAGGCAAATCATTCCAAATCCTATGCTGTAATGGTCGAGGCGATTTGTGATAATACGGATTTAATCTATGAAATGGAAAAGCACGATGCGACCTTAAGGGAAAAAAATGACTTTATTTCAGGCATTTATGAAGAATTAGCAGGTGATGTTGATGATAATAAATTGCTTCTTGCTATGGTGGCAAATCAAATTTTAGAGGGCGTGTATTTTTATAGCGGTTTTACGGCAATTTATGCTCTAGCAAGAGCGGGTAAAATGCTAGGCTCTGCACAAATGATTCGCTTTATACAAAGAGATGAAATTACGCATTTATTATTATTTCAAAATATGATCAATTCTGTGCGTAAAGAAAGACCTGATTTATTTAACGAGCAAAATATCGATAAAATTTATTCTATGTTTAAAAGAGCTGGTGAGCTTGAGATTAAGTGGGGTAAATACATCACGCAAAATCAAATTATGGGCTTTACGGACGATATTATCGAAGAATATATTCATTATCTAGTCGATCAAAGGCTTATAGCGATTAATTTGGATAGAATTTACAATGCCAAACATCCGATTAAGTGGGTTGATGATTTTTCTAAATTCAATGACCAAAAAAGCAATTTTTTCGAAAGCAAAGTTACAAATTATTCTAAAGGTAGTATCAGTTTTGACGACTTTTAA
- a CDS encoding RDD family protein translates to MKTKAKIASRWLRFRAFLIDIFLIYVPILYAFYFVLGSKEAFLTSVLIPLFCTLFFGFVQTIFLSLKAQSPGLKAYELYLIDKKTGKKVSFLRIFLRYLIFIVSFGLFFGLFVSFLRKDRLSLHDVLTQTCIVLKG, encoded by the coding sequence ATGAAAACTAAGGCGAAAATCGCTTCAAGGTGGCTTAGGTTCCGTGCTTTTTTAATTGATATTTTTTTAATTTATGTGCCGATTTTATACGCTTTTTATTTTGTTTTAGGCTCAAAAGAAGCTTTTTTGACTAGCGTTTTAATACCGCTTTTTTGCACTTTATTTTTTGGTTTTGTGCAAACTATATTTTTAAGTTTAAAGGCGCAAAGTCCCGGACTTAAAGCCTATGAATTATATTTGATAGACAAAAAAACGGGCAAAAAGGTAAGCTTTTTGCGAATTTTTTTAAGATATTTAATTTTTATTGTTAGTTTTGGTTTATTTTTTGGCTTATTTGTAAGCTTTTTAAGAAAAGATCGTTTAAGTTTGCACGATGTTTTAACACAAACTTGCATAGTTTTGAAAGGGTAA
- the pyrE gene encoding orotate phosphoribosyltransferase codes for MNLEQIYKECGAYLEGHFLLSSGKHSQFYLQSAKVLENPILAGKLCENLAKIITSYKIEFDSICSPALGGVLAGYELARASKKRFIFTERVEGVMTLRRGFEVRKGEKFIICEDIITTGGSALESAKIIENLGGEIVAYAALANRGFCAVQNLNNERKENAKLPSNLPLFALGNFDFEIYEAQQCPLCLQGSKAVKPGSRGN; via the coding sequence ATGAATTTGGAGCAAATTTATAAAGAGTGTGGAGCGTATTTAGAGGGGCATTTTTTGTTAAGTTCTGGCAAACACTCGCAATTTTACCTCCAAAGTGCAAAAGTGCTTGAAAATCCCATTTTAGCAGGAAAATTATGCGAAAATTTAGCTAAAATCATCACTTCTTATAAGATAGAATTTGATAGCATTTGCTCTCCTGCTTTGGGCGGAGTTTTAGCAGGGTATGAATTAGCTAGGGCTAGTAAAAAGCGTTTTATTTTCACAGAAAGAGTTGAGGGAGTGATGACTTTAAGACGAGGCTTTGAAGTGAGAAAGGGCGAAAAATTCATTATTTGTGAAGATATTATCACAACAGGTGGTAGTGCTTTAGAAAGTGCAAAAATTATTGAAAATTTGGGTGGCGAAATCGTAGCTTACGCAGCTTTGGCAAATCGCGGTTTTTGTGCGGTTCAAAATTTAAATAACGAAAGAAAAGAAAATGCCAAACTTCCTAGTAATTTACCGCTTTTTGCTTTAGGAAATTTTGATTTTGAAATTTATGAGGCACAGCAATGCCCACTTTGTTTGCAAGGAAGTAAAGCGGTTAAGCCTGGAAGTCGTGGAAATTGA
- the frr gene encoding ribosome recycling factor produces the protein MLNEIYEKQKAQAEKSLEALKKDFTTLRTGKVNIHILDPIQVDYYGSATPLNQVATVLASDASTISITPWEKPMLKAIESAIAAANIGVNPNNDGESVKLFFPPMTKEQREENVKHAKAMGEKAKVSIRNGRKDANDTIKKLEKDKAISEDEAKKAYDEVQKLTDLYTHKIDESVKDKETQLLKV, from the coding sequence ATGCTAAATGAAATTTATGAAAAGCAAAAAGCTCAAGCGGAAAAGAGTTTAGAGGCTCTAAAAAAGGACTTTACGACCCTAAGAACAGGTAAGGTTAATATCCATATATTAGATCCTATACAAGTGGATTATTATGGAAGTGCAACTCCGCTTAATCAAGTTGCCACAGTGTTAGCAAGTGATGCTTCAACCATTAGCATTACCCCTTGGGAAAAGCCTATGCTGAAGGCTATTGAAAGTGCTATCGCGGCAGCAAATATCGGCGTTAATCCAAACAATGACGGCGAAAGTGTCAAGCTCTTTTTCCCTCCTATGACTAAGGAGCAAAGAGAAGAAAATGTCAAGCATGCTAAGGCTATGGGAGAAAAGGCTAAAGTTTCTATAAGAAATGGCAGAAAAGATGCCAATGATACCATTAAAAAGCTTGAAAAAGATAAGGCTATTTCAGAAGATGAGGCTAAAAAAGCTTATGATGAAGTGCAAAAATTAACCGACCTTTACACACATAAAATTGACGAAAGCGTTAAAGATAAAGAAACACAACTTTTAAAGGTTTGA
- the secG gene encoding preprotein translocase subunit SecG: MITLLIVLQFVIVVVICIAVLLQKSSSIGLGAYSGSNESLFGAKGPAGFLAKFTFIMGLLLIANTIALGYLYNSSNKNSLAEKVQIDSNATLPNLPANIPSAPSAPQLPGEVNTSK; this comes from the coding sequence ATGATTACTCTTTTAATTGTTTTGCAATTTGTTATTGTTGTGGTGATTTGTATCGCTGTTTTATTGCAAAAAAGCTCAAGTATAGGTCTTGGTGCGTATAGTGGAAGCAATGAAAGTTTGTTTGGTGCGAAAGGTCCTGCTGGCTTTTTGGCAAAATTTACTTTTATAATGGGTCTTTTACTTATCGCAAATACCATAGCTTTAGGCTATCTTTATAATAGTTCTAATAAAAATTCCTTAGCAGAAAAAGTGCAAATTGACTCTAATGCGACTTTACCAAATTTACCAGCAAATATACCAAGTGCGCCGAGTGCTCCACAGCTTCCAGGTGAAGTTAATACAAGCAAATAA
- a CDS encoding Bax inhibitor-1/YccA family protein encodes MSLYDRDYSKSSAFENTRSSELSVFIKQTYQLFAASLLAATAGAYIGIFALAQFFVQSQITFWILFAVELGLLFGLMYKKKEAPLNLILLFAFTFVSGLTLTPLLISVLALPTGGVIVAQAFALTTVAFGGLSIFAMNTKKDFTMMGKALFIVLIVVVAASLLNLFFQSSLLNLAVSAVAAILFSFYILYDTQNIIRGNYETPIEGAVALYLDFVNLFISLLNILRSFNSR; translated from the coding sequence ATGAGTCTTTATGATAGAGATTATTCTAAATCTAGTGCATTTGAAAACACTCGTTCAAGTGAATTAAGCGTTTTTATTAAGCAAACTTACCAGCTTTTTGCCGCTTCACTTTTGGCAGCGACCGCGGGTGCTTATATAGGAATTTTTGCTTTAGCACAATTTTTTGTGCAGTCTCAAATTACATTTTGGATACTTTTTGCGGTCGAGTTAGGCTTACTTTTTGGCTTAATGTATAAGAAAAAAGAAGCTCCGCTTAATCTTATCTTGCTTTTTGCCTTTACCTTTGTTTCAGGGCTTACGCTAACGCCTTTACTTATTTCTGTTTTGGCATTGCCAACGGGTGGAGTGATTGTGGCGCAGGCTTTTGCTTTGACAACGGTAGCTTTTGGGGGACTTAGCATTTTCGCGATGAATACCAAAAAAGACTTTACAATGATGGGTAAGGCTTTATTTATCGTTTTAATTGTCGTTGTGGCGGCATCTTTGCTTAATCTTTTCTTTCAAAGTAGTCTTTTAAATTTAGCAGTTTCTGCTGTGGCGGCGATACTTTTTTCATTTTATATCCTTTATGATACGCAAAATATCATACGCGGAAATTACGAAACGCCTATTGAAGGTGCGGTAGCCCTTTATCTTGACTTTGTTAATCTTTTCATTTCTTTACTTAACATTTTAAGAAGTTTTAATAGCCGATAA